A window of the Paraburkholderia sp. ZP32-5 genome harbors these coding sequences:
- a CDS encoding efflux RND transporter permease subunit has protein sequence MNISKFFIDRPIFAGVLSVLILLGGIISLFKLPISEYPEVVPPSVVVHAQYPGANPKVIAEAVAAPLEEQINGVENMLYMQSQANSDGNLTLTVTFKLGTDPDLATQLVQNRVNQALPRLPEDVQRLGVTTIKSSPTLTMVVHLISPNDRYDMTYLRNYALLNVKDRLARIQGVGEVQLWGSGDYSMRIWLDPQKVAQRGLTATEVVNAIREQNIQVAAGVIGASPSVPGTQLQLSVNARGRLQTEGEFGNIIVKTAPDGGVTYLRDIARIELAASEYGLRSLLDNKPAVAMAINQAPGANSLAISEQVRAAMKELSADMPAGVEYKIVYDPTQFVRSSIEAVIHTLLEAIALVVIVVIVFLQTWRASIIPLIAVPVSIVGTFSLLLAFGFSINALSLFGMVLAIGIVVDDAIVVVENVERNIESGLSARDATYKAMREVSGPIIAIALTLVAVFVPLAFMTGLTGQFYKQFAMTIAISTVISAFNSLTLSPALSAMLLRSHGEKEDWLTRVMNRLLGGFFRGFNKVFHRGSESYSRGVTGVLRRKGAMLAVYAILLGAAVLMARVVPGGFVPAQDKEYLIAFAQLPNGASLDRTEKVIRDMSAIALKQPGVESAVAFPGLSVNGFTNSSSAGIVFVTLKPFKERGNKKLSAGAIAGALNQQYGAIKDSFVAVFPPPPVLGLGTLGGFKMQLEDHGAVGYAELNRAAEAFVKRAAQTPELGPTFSSYQINVPQLNVDLDRVKAKQLGVPVTDVFDTMQIYLGSLYVNDFNRFGRVYQVRVQADAPFRQRADDILQLKTRNAAGDMVPLSSLVTVTPTYGPEMVVRYNGYTAADINGGPAPGYSSGQAQAAAERVAAEVLPHGVKLEWTDLTYQQIIAGNAGMWVFPISVLLVFLVLAALYESLTLPLAVILIVPMSMLSALTGVWLTGGDNNIFTQIGLMVLVGLSAKNAILIVEFARELEHDGRTPLAAAIEASRMRLRPILMTSIAFIMGVVPLVLSSGAGSEMRHAMGIAVFFGMLGVTLFGLMLTPVFYVVLRTLAGGTVHVAQKDAPHYGPAVTDV, from the coding sequence ATGAACATATCCAAATTCTTCATCGATCGCCCGATCTTTGCAGGCGTGCTATCGGTATTGATCCTGCTCGGGGGCATCATCTCGCTGTTCAAGCTGCCCATTTCCGAATATCCGGAAGTGGTGCCGCCGTCGGTCGTGGTGCATGCGCAGTATCCGGGTGCGAATCCGAAGGTGATCGCCGAGGCGGTCGCCGCGCCGCTCGAGGAACAGATCAACGGCGTCGAGAACATGCTGTATATGCAGTCGCAAGCGAATAGCGACGGCAATCTGACGCTGACCGTCACGTTCAAGCTCGGCACCGATCCGGACCTCGCGACGCAGCTCGTGCAGAACCGCGTGAACCAGGCGCTGCCGCGTTTGCCGGAAGACGTGCAACGCCTCGGCGTGACGACGATCAAGAGTTCGCCGACGCTGACGATGGTCGTGCATCTGATCTCGCCGAACGATCGCTATGACATGACGTATCTGCGCAATTACGCGCTGCTCAACGTGAAGGATCGGCTCGCGCGGATTCAGGGCGTCGGCGAAGTGCAGCTGTGGGGTTCCGGCGATTACTCGATGCGTATCTGGCTCGATCCGCAGAAAGTCGCGCAGCGCGGGCTGACCGCGACCGAAGTCGTGAATGCGATTCGCGAGCAGAACATTCAGGTGGCGGCCGGCGTGATCGGCGCATCGCCGTCGGTGCCGGGCACGCAGTTGCAGTTGTCGGTGAATGCGCGCGGTCGTCTGCAAACCGAAGGCGAGTTCGGCAACATCATCGTGAAGACCGCGCCGGACGGTGGCGTGACCTATCTGCGTGATATCGCACGTATCGAACTCGCGGCGTCGGAGTACGGGCTGCGTTCGCTGCTCGACAACAAGCCTGCCGTTGCAATGGCAATCAATCAGGCGCCGGGTGCGAATTCGCTCGCGATCTCGGAGCAGGTGCGCGCGGCGATGAAGGAATTGTCGGCGGACATGCCGGCCGGTGTCGAATACAAGATCGTGTATGACCCGACGCAGTTCGTGCGTTCGAGTATCGAGGCGGTGATCCATACGCTGCTCGAAGCTATTGCGCTCGTCGTGATCGTCGTGATCGTGTTCCTGCAAACATGGCGTGCGTCGATCATTCCGCTGATCGCGGTGCCGGTGTCGATCGTCGGTACGTTCTCGCTGCTGCTGGCGTTTGGCTTCTCGATCAATGCGTTGTCGCTGTTCGGCATGGTGCTCGCGATCGGGATCGTGGTCGACGATGCGATTGTGGTGGTGGAGAACGTCGAGCGGAACATCGAAAGCGGGCTCAGTGCGCGCGACGCGACCTATAAGGCGATGCGCGAAGTGAGTGGGCCGATCATCGCGATTGCGCTGACGCTGGTCGCGGTGTTCGTGCCGCTCGCGTTCATGACGGGTCTGACGGGCCAGTTCTACAAGCAGTTCGCCATGACGATCGCGATCTCGACGGTGATCTCGGCGTTCAATTCGCTGACGCTGTCGCCTGCCTTGTCCGCGATGTTGCTGCGCAGCCATGGCGAAAAGGAAGACTGGCTGACGCGCGTGATGAACCGCCTGCTCGGTGGCTTCTTCCGCGGCTTCAACAAGGTCTTTCATCGTGGTTCGGAATCGTATAGCCGTGGCGTGACCGGCGTGCTGCGGCGCAAGGGTGCGATGCTGGCGGTGTACGCGATCCTGCTTGGCGCGGCCGTGCTGATGGCACGCGTGGTGCCCGGCGGCTTCGTACCCGCGCAGGACAAGGAGTATCTGATTGCATTCGCGCAACTGCCGAACGGCGCGTCGCTCGATCGCACGGAAAAAGTGATTCGCGATATGAGCGCGATCGCGCTGAAGCAGCCGGGCGTCGAAAGCGCAGTGGCGTTCCCCGGTTTGTCGGTGAACGGCTTCACGAATAGCTCGAGCGCGGGCATCGTGTTCGTCACGCTGAAGCCGTTCAAGGAGCGCGGCAACAAGAAGCTGTCGGCCGGTGCGATTGCCGGTGCGCTGAACCAGCAATATGGCGCGATTAAGGATTCGTTCGTCGCGGTGTTCCCGCCGCCTCCGGTGCTGGGTCTCGGTACGCTCGGCGGCTTCAAGATGCAGCTGGAAGATCACGGCGCGGTCGGTTACGCGGAGTTGAACAGGGCCGCTGAAGCATTCGTGAAGCGCGCGGCGCAAACGCCTGAACTGGGCCCGACGTTTTCCAGCTATCAGATCAACGTGCCACAACTGAACGTCGATCTGGATCGCGTGAAGGCGAAGCAACTCGGTGTGCCGGTCACGGATGTGTTCGACACGATGCAGATTTATCTGGGCTCGCTGTATGTGAACGACTTCAACCGCTTCGGCCGCGTGTATCAGGTGCGTGTGCAAGCAGATGCGCCGTTCCGTCAACGCGCCGACGACATCCTGCAACTGAAGACGCGTAACGCGGCTGGCGACATGGTGCCGTTGTCGTCGCTCGTCACGGTCACGCCGACGTATGGTCCGGAAATGGTGGTGCGCTACAACGGCTACACCGCGGCCGACATCAACGGTGGCCCGGCACCTGGTTATTCGTCGGGCCAGGCGCAGGCCGCGGCCGAACGCGTGGCTGCCGAGGTGCTGCCGCACGGCGTGAAGCTCGAATGGACCGACCTGACGTATCAGCAGATCATCGCCGGCAACGCGGGTATGTGGGTGTTCCCGATCAGCGTGCTGCTGGTGTTCCTCGTGCTCGCCGCGTTGTACGAAAGCCTGACCTTGCCGCTCGCGGTGATCCTGATCGTGCCGATGAGCATGCTGTCCGCGCTGACCGGCGTGTGGCTCACCGGTGGCGACAACAACATCTTCACGCAGATCGGTTTGATGGTGCTGGTGGGCTTGTCGGCGAAGAACGCGATCCTGATCGTCGAATTCGCGCGTGAGCTCGAACACGATGGACGCACGCCGCTCGCGGCGGCAATCGAGGCGAGCCGCATGCGTCTGCGACCGATTCTGATGACGTCGATCGCATTCATCATGGGCGTGGTGCCGCTGGTGCTGTCGAGCGGCGCGGGTTCGGAGATGCGTCACGCGA
- a CDS encoding alpha/beta hydrolase, with translation MDAFKSPFPLVPAEVDSTDTGGTTLEVTEVRIEGHAQEIPLRLYRPARKTALPVLLYFHGGGFTKGSVDQADFAARYFAEHLPALVVSVGYSLAPKFPFPAAPEDAHRAALWVQMRARAFGGNSRKIGVAGHDAGGQLANCLAFIARDRGDVQIVAQALFGPMLDPSLTRLGDEKRLGSDITARECAACYRAYLPQASQRMHPYAAPLESSRLAGLPATLIATAQNDVLHVEAEKYASSLIDAGVQTQVVRFPSVSHAALADHPPALQEAVRFFQWRFDTRAHR, from the coding sequence ATGGATGCATTCAAATCGCCGTTCCCGCTGGTTCCCGCGGAAGTCGATTCCACGGACACCGGCGGCACGACACTCGAAGTGACCGAAGTGCGGATCGAAGGGCATGCACAGGAAATCCCGTTGCGGCTCTACCGGCCCGCGAGAAAAACCGCATTGCCGGTACTGCTTTATTTTCACGGCGGCGGCTTTACGAAGGGGTCGGTCGATCAGGCCGACTTTGCCGCGCGCTATTTCGCAGAGCACTTACCGGCGCTAGTCGTGTCGGTCGGCTACTCGCTCGCGCCGAAGTTTCCGTTTCCCGCCGCGCCCGAAGACGCACACCGGGCAGCGTTGTGGGTGCAGATGCGGGCGCGCGCATTTGGCGGCAATAGCAGAAAGATCGGCGTCGCGGGCCATGACGCGGGCGGGCAACTGGCCAATTGCCTCGCGTTCATTGCTCGCGATCGCGGCGACGTGCAGATCGTCGCGCAGGCGTTGTTCGGCCCGATGCTCGACCCGAGCCTCACGCGCCTTGGCGACGAAAAGCGCCTCGGCTCGGACATCACCGCGCGCGAGTGCGCGGCGTGCTATCGCGCGTATCTGCCGCAGGCGTCGCAGCGTATGCACCCGTACGCGGCACCGCTCGAATCGTCGCGGCTGGCGGGGTTGCCGGCCACGTTGATCGCGACCGCGCAGAACGACGTGTTGCACGTGGAGGCCGAGAAATACGCGAGCAGTCTGATCGACGCCGGCGTGCAGACCCAGGTGGTGCGCTTTCCGAGCGTGTCGCATGCGGCGCTCGCCGATCATCCGCCCGCTTTGCAGGAAGCGGTGCGCTTTTTTCAGTGGCGCTTCGACACGCGCGCTCATCGATAA
- a CDS encoding efflux RND transporter periplasmic adaptor subunit, which yields MTILPLSRRRVAVAVLAVVVVAGLGTFGAIRVDASSPAAPTIVPEVDVATVVQKTITDWQSYSGRLEAVEKVDVRSQVPGTIVSVNFKDGALVKKGDTLFVIDPRPYQAEVDRAEAQLAAAQARTGYTQSDWERAQRLLPDNAIAKRDYDEKQNAAREASANLKAAQAALETARINLGYTKIVAPVAGRMSRAEITVGNVVSAGAASTPLTTLVSVSPIYASFDADEQTYLQYLSREKDGTKVPVELGLADETGYSRSGTIESFDNRLDTSSGTIRVRAKFDNADGALIPGLYARVKVGGSAPHAALLIDDAAVGTDQDKKFVLVVDQGNHVVYREISTGAMQGNLRVVKDGLKAGDRIVVNGIQRVRPGDAVRAHMVPMTTDQDPNSAPLAQSRAKAAAGAAKNS from the coding sequence ATGACTATCCTTCCTCTTTCCCGCCGCCGCGTGGCGGTCGCGGTGCTAGCCGTCGTCGTCGTCGCCGGGCTCGGCACGTTCGGCGCGATTCGCGTCGACGCGAGCTCGCCGGCCGCGCCGACCATCGTGCCGGAGGTCGACGTCGCCACTGTCGTGCAAAAGACCATCACCGACTGGCAGAGCTATTCGGGCCGGCTCGAAGCGGTCGAAAAAGTGGACGTACGTTCGCAGGTGCCGGGCACGATCGTGTCCGTTAACTTCAAGGACGGCGCGCTCGTGAAGAAGGGCGACACGCTATTCGTGATCGATCCGCGCCCGTACCAGGCCGAAGTAGATCGCGCGGAAGCGCAGCTCGCGGCCGCGCAGGCGCGTACCGGCTATACGCAAAGCGACTGGGAGCGCGCGCAACGACTGCTGCCCGACAACGCGATCGCCAAACGCGATTACGACGAGAAGCAGAACGCCGCGCGCGAAGCCAGCGCGAACCTGAAGGCCGCGCAAGCCGCGCTCGAAACCGCGCGCATTAATCTGGGCTATACGAAGATCGTCGCGCCGGTCGCAGGCCGTATGTCACGCGCGGAAATCACGGTGGGCAACGTCGTATCGGCGGGTGCGGCTTCGACGCCGTTGACCACACTCGTATCGGTATCGCCTATCTACGCATCGTTCGACGCTGACGAACAAACGTATCTGCAATACCTGAGTCGCGAGAAGGATGGCACGAAGGTGCCGGTCGAACTGGGTCTCGCCGATGAAACCGGCTACTCGCGCAGCGGCACGATCGAATCGTTCGACAACCGTCTCGATACGTCGTCGGGCACGATCCGCGTGCGCGCGAAGTTCGATAACGCGGACGGCGCGCTGATTCCGGGCCTTTATGCACGCGTGAAAGTGGGCGGCAGCGCGCCGCATGCGGCGCTGTTGATCGACGATGCCGCGGTCGGCACTGACCAGGACAAGAAGTTCGTGCTGGTGGTCGACCAGGGCAATCACGTCGTGTACCGCGAGATCTCGACGGGTGCGATGCAGGGCAATCTGCGTGTCGTCAAGGACGGGCTGAAGGCGGGCGATCGCATCGTCGTGAACGGTATTCAGCGCGTGCGGCCGGGTGATGCGGTGCGCGCGCACATGGTGCCGATGACGACCGATCAGGACCCGAACAGCGCGCCGCTCGCGCAATCGCGCGCGAAGGCGGCAGCCGGCGCGGCAAAGAATTCGTGA